ATACCTGCTGGTACAACTTGCGACTACGCCCGCACTTTAAAGATATCGCTAAATCCGACCAAAGCGGTTCAACAGTTGGCAACAGCCAAGCCTTTAGCCATAGATATAGGACAACTTGGCGAACGTTATTTTACCTATGTCGCCTCATTCGGAGCCTTCAGTGATATTTCTTACACTACTCCCACAGAGCTGAAGAAAAAGTTGGGGCACTTGGCTTACATAATCGAAGGTATAAAGGGGTTGTCCAATCTGACATCCTATGACTTTTCCGTAACCGTCGATGGAGTTGAAATCAATGGACGGTTTCTGTTCATGGCGCTCAGCAATAGTCGTTCAATTGGTGGGTTGCTCAAACTTTCCGATCGACAAGTAAACATTGCTGACGGGGAATTTGAGTTATTGCTAATTCGCGATCCGTCATGGCAATTCATGCGAACAGCAACGATGGCCAAAATTTTGGTTAACATACCTAATGGCAACGATGATGCCATTTTTTTGCACGGTTCTTCTTTTCACTTTCGCTCTGAGCAGAAAATTCCTTGGACCATTGACGGTGAATACGGCGGTCAATTCACCGATGTCGCAGTAAAAATTCATCACCAAGCAGTAAAAATTATGATTCCGACTTCATTTGGGCGAAGTTCAACTAATATTGAGGCGTAAGGCGAATTAAGATGTAATCCACCTAAAATGGAACATATTAAGTGGGAAATAAACTGAAGGTAGTATCTCAGTGGTCTTTCCGGCTTCAATCAGCTGAATACGCGTGGTGCCAACATTTGTCTCAGCCAAGGTCCGACTTGTGGCTGTTGTTTTTTTGTCGATGAACGCTTTGTTAGAGCTTTCCGTCGGCGTTGTTACAGGCAGGCAAGCCGTTATGAATAATTCCTTACCGGCATTAATAGATACAAACTGAGCAATATCCTGCGCCAATGTGCGTTCCGGGAAGTTGTGCACTGCTGAATTTAGCTCCTTTTCTTCATTTCCCACTTCCGGCAAACTAACTTCCTTAAGTAAATTGTTTTCACTCAGATAAAGCAGTTTTCTGCCGTCAGCCGTAAAAGAAAAGTCGCCGTTTCCTTGCTTGATCTTTTTTCCAAGTGATATAGGACGGTGAAAAGCACCATTTCGGTAGTAAAAGATATAGAACTCATTGTCAAGTGTGCGCGCATAGCCCAATCCGGCTGCTCCATCAGGCAACCGCTTTTCTCCTTTGCTACCGTCATGTGCCAACAGCTTACTGCCGGTATTGTTAATTAAACGGAAGCCCCACTCCGCTATTTTATGGCCGATTATGACTGGATGACGAGCTTTACTCGAATAGTCAGCATAATAAATTCCGGTCTTGTCTTTCCCACCCTCACCACAGTCATAAAACAAAAATCCGTATTCTCCGACAAGCAGACCTCGATCTGATGCAATATCAGTATTTTCTTTCCTGTTCATCGCATCACTTTCCGCTTTAGCCCACGGCCTGAGTTGCTCAACGAAAGCCTGCTCGCCCGATTTTCTGTAATACAATAAATCATCATTTTGTTGCATAAGCAAAGGAAACAAACTTTTATTTTTATATACATTAAGATCGAAGGTTACAGACCCATACTCATAATGATGCGAATAAATGATATTTTCCGTTGTTTGAAGCAGACTGCTATCTGGCCTGTCGCTCAAGCGCACCAGTTTATTGGCACCATATGCCCAAATTTCCGCATCGCTCTTTAATATGTATTCATTGCCAGAAAGATTGCTTGAAACCTCAAGCTTGCGCAATTCCTTAGCGGCTAATGCGATAGTCAAAATTTTGCGCTTTTCATAATTGCTTTCGCTGTCTTGTCCACCTGTCTTACAAAACTCAATTTGTAAGTTATTGTTACCTGCAGGGCTTGTTGGATTTAACAATAGCAGAAGCCGGCCATCTTCGCTTATCGACAGCGGCAATTGGCGAACTCTTCCTGCATGGCTAAACAGCACTTTACCTCTAATGTCTTGCAAAATCACCGAAAAACTGCCCTCGTCACTTTTCTTTACACAAGCAAAGTATTTGCCTAGACTAGAAATTATAAAACTGTCGCGTTCAACGTAGGATGCAGCCAAATAGCTTCGCTTGGCCGTCGTGTCGTAAACGTAATATGATCCGTACACAACGCGGCCATCATTGGCCGTTTCTTTAAAATAATACAAGTACTCTCCATCTGAACTCCAAATCGCATGCGATACGTGAGAGGCCAAAAGCGTTTTTTCACCGTTTTTTATCTTGATAAGGCTTAAAGTTTGGGCAGGGCGATTCAATTCCGCAATAAATTCACCTTGCCTTGGAGCAAAAGCTGTGGCATCAGTGGGAAGATAGACGGTTTTCCCTGCTGCAGTCACTATCGCTGCCGTTCCATCAGTTCCAATAATTATGCGTTGATCATAGGTACGATATAAGTTAGCATCTTCTTCGCCCCGGATCAGCTGCCCAAGAGTTTTATGGTATAAAGATGCCGCTATCATAAGAACAACCAAACAACCGGCTATAACATAGCGCATACAGAAAAATTTTTTATGAATTACACTCATAATTTGCCTATCACAATTTAGAGACTTGAATAAAGCATACTGCCGTTGTAAAAACATTTGTTACATAAAAATATTATCATATATTTTGTGAAAATTTGCTCTTGGGCGCAGGCCTGGTTGCAAAGAGATGTTAATTTCCTCGGATGGACTTTCGTCCAGCTCTGTTAAACTTGCCGAGCCTGCACGGTTACTCTTGTTTAAACCTGTTTCAGAACCTGTTTCAGAACCTGTTTCAGGCGGCCAGTTAATCTCCAGGCTATGATTCAACTTGACATAGTTCATCGAAAGGAGCAAAAGAGTAGCTATCTCTCCTGCAGTATTGCCAGATTTTGTCCCCTGCTCTTGCTTTCCTTGCCAGTATTGTAGATCTTGCTGCGACCTAGTCAAATTAACTCGCATCATAGAATTACCATTTCGTCGCAAAACCCGCCCTACGGCAACTGTTGTATAAGGAATATCATTGGCCGCCAAAATATCTTTCAGCAACCTTTCTACCGTTGCATTAAGAACTGGCAAAAGTTCGGTACCGACTTGGACAAAGCCACGCGTGGTATGCTGATGCCTAGCAGCATATGCGGCTAAAGCGGCGGCTGCACCGATATAATTACGTTCATAACTGCTTATCATCATCAGGGGCGGTTGAAAGCTGCCGTAGTCAACACAATTGAAATAGTAATCAATCGTATAATCCGACAATTCTTGCTGCAGATGTTCAGGACTACTCACATCACCAAGCACCAAAACCGTTTTAATTTTGGGTGAGCAGGAAGAAAGCAAAGGCCTAAGATTGGCCAAGGTCATCATTGAGTTGTCCATCAAAATAATACAGGCTGGTTCCAAATTAACCAGTTCATTCAGTAAAGCTTGGCCAATTGTACCACAACCGGCTATACACACGGTTTTACCTACATATTGATTATATAAACTATTTTGATTATACGGTATAGGCTTACGCATGATAGTTTCGGTTAAAATGCCACCTTTCATCGCACTGTCGAAGGAATTTTGTTTAATAGATTTTTTTATAGGTTTTGTTGATAAAATATCACCAAGGCAACGATAAGAGCCTAAGTCTTGGACTTGATTCGCTGCAATTAGCTCAGGACGTTTTTCAGCGTCAGCCAGTAATTCGGCAAAACTATCATAGTTCAGTTGTTCGCCGGTCCCAGTATGCGAATCCAGGCCGCCTTTCATATCAGCCGTATCATCATCATGCAAAGAGGTCATGGCCTGCCGTCTTATCTCGGCCAAATCGCCGAAATTTGATTTTATAATTTCGCAGTCACTTTGCCGACAATAGGCCAAAATTTCACGCAAAGCCGACTCGCAAATAAATGGTATAGCGATGATTATTCTTTCAATCCCGTATATTTTGGCCAGACGTGGAATATCTTCCCTTCCCCCGGCAACCTTTATCCCAGCCACTCGCCGGCCGATTTTGCCATTGTCATCATCAACAAAAATTATCGGATTACCTCGATTAGTCGGATCATTAAATAAAATTTTGGCTATACTTTCACCGGCAACCCCGGCACCTACAATCAAAGTACGTTTCGCCAGTAAAAGACGACTATCGGTAAAACGCGGTAACCAATTCCTGATTCTATAGACAAGATGTCTGAATAGCAGCCAAAGTATCAAAGTAAGAACTGCCTGTCCGACTGCAAAAGCCTTCGACAGCGGCATTGCCAAAATCATATTACGGCAATAATAATATCCTCCGAATGAAATCAATACGTTAAAAAACAAGCGGCAAAAGCAATGCAAGTTCACCACTTCCCATCCGTTACGATAACTGCCGAGCAGAATATTTATGACGATGGCAGTGCAAGTAAATTGGATGTAGGTACTGAAATAATATTTTAGGCTGTAAAAAGCACCAAATTCTTCGCCGAAACTTAGTTTGAAGAAAATGATTACTGCCGCAAAGGCTAAGTTTAGCAGCAAAGCATCCAACAGTAGGGGCAGAACCATTCTAACACTGCGATAAAGAAGAGATTTATCGTGTTGCTCGTAGTTCTTATCATAAAGCGTTTTCGCTTTAGCATCATTTTTAATTTTAAACTTGTTTAACAGGTTCATATTATCCCCTTTTGCCCTCATTTTTGCGACGAACTATTTCTTCAGCCGAGCGCAATCCATCTACTGCTGCTGAAGTAATACCACCGGCATACCCTGCTCCTTCACCTACCGGATATAATCCAGCAAGTGAACTTTCCCTGTTTTCGTCGCGATTAAGTCGTACCGGTGATGAACTGCGAGATTCTACCGCGTACAGTCTTGCCAATGGATAATCAAAGTTAAGTATTTTTTGTGCGAATGAAGTGATACCATATTGTAATGTTGTAATGATGTATTTAGGTAATATGCTAATAAAGTCAACGTATTTTACCCCGGGGCGATAGGTTTCACCTTGATCTTCAAAAGTTTTTTTGCTTAAAGATAGTTTCAGATTTTTTGGCATAAAATCTTTAAGCAACATAACCGGGGCGGCATAAGTACGCCCTCCCCGCTCAAAGCAGGCATGCTCCAAATACTCCTGCATAAAGATGCCGGCTAGCTCAGGATAGCACTTAACCCGTTCAGCCCATTTTTTCAATACCGCATCGGAAATATTTTCACCGTGTTCTTCCACAAAGGATTGATAATCAGTAGGAGTTACATTGACGAGCAAGGCGCTGTTGGCATAGTAACCATCCCGCCTTGAATTGCTCATTCCATTAGTAACCACTTCACCTGATTGTGAAGCAGCGGCAATTACTTCTCCACCTGGACACATACAAAAACTATAAACCGCCCTTCCATTCGGCACCCGGCAGGTAAGCTTATATGGCGAAGGAGGCAAAACATCTTTATATTTTTCGTAGTTACTTTTGTATTGGCTAAAATCGATTAATTCTTGGGGATGTTCAATACGAACACCAATCGCCATCGGCTTGGCTTGCATAGGAACATTTTGCTCAGCTAAATTGAAGTATGTCTCACGGCTGCTGTGGCCAATTGCCAAAACAACCTCACTTCCGGCAAGATGAGTCTGCCTCCCAGTTATTGCATCATGATATATTATGCCGCAAACACGGTTGTCTTCAACAATTAAACGTTCAAAAACTGCGTTGAAGCGCACTTCTCCGCCCATAGTTTCGATCATCTTTCGTACATTAGTAATAACCTCAGGTAAACGATCAGTACCAATGTGAGGATGAGAGGAATAAAGGATTTCATCATCGGCACCGGCAGCCACAAAAGTCTGTAAAACGGTTTTTATCCAAGGACTTTTTATACCTGTATGCAGTTTACCGTCTGAGAACGTACCAGCCCCACCTTCGCCAAACTGAACATTGCTGAAAGGATTCAGGTGACCAGTTTGCCAAAACTCATGCACATCATCTAAACGGTCGTAAGCCGGTTTACCCTGTTCAATTACTATCGGCTTAAATCCAGCTCGCGCCAAGTAAAGTGCGGCAAATATTCCGGCCGGCCCTAAGCCTACGACAATCGGATGTTCCATACTTGTATTGCTTTGCTTTGCGCCTGATTCAGAGTTCCCAACTAACTTTCCAACCGCAGGAAATTTAGTTGGCCATTCAATGACATTTTTCGGCGGCAATTGCTCATTTTTTAGATACACCTCCACTTGTAACGCATAGTGCAACGGTCTTCCGGTACGTGCATCTAAACTAAGTCGCTTATATCGCCAGCTGAAACCAGCTGAAAGCATGCGTCTAACTGCTCGCGGTGCTTCATCGCGAATCATGTTTTCAACATCGTCAGAAGTATAATCAGGCGGCAACTTGCCTTCTACAATAAACATTAATTACCTCAATTAATATAAGCAAATAAATATTATTTTTATTCTAAGTAATCTAGCTGAGCTTGCCAATCAGGTAATTGACCTAGCGTTTCCTTCGCTTAATCGTCTGAGCAAATCAAGTCCCGCTCGGCTGCCGCTTGCCCAAGCCCAATGTAAATTATACCCTCCACACACCCCGGTCACAGATAAAATTTCACCTACGGCATATAAACCTGGTATGTTCCTTGCTTCAAAATTCGTCTTAAACTGTTTTAATTTAAGACCCCCTGCATTAGTTTGAGCATTGCTATAATCTTTGGTACCGGCTAACATCATTACGAAATGCTTGAGAGTGGATGAAAGTTCTGCCACACTTATTACTGGTTCGCCACCAATGGACTGCCGGTATTCTCGGCCTAAAGTCGAAGGCTTATAGTTTTCCACAGCCACGCCGCAAAAATCGCCCCTGTGTTTGTATTGGTAATTCTGGCCTGTTAAATGTTTATCAGACGACTTAGGCTTGGCAAAATTGTTCAGCCTATACCATATTTCTTTACTCAAGTTCAAATCCAATAGTCCACTGCATGCTGCTTGATATTCATTTTCCGTAAAATATATTTGATCATAATGAGATAGTTCCGATAATCGCTGCTTAATATCGGCACGCGAGGCTGAACTTTCCTTGGAACGATAATCGGTTTGGCAGTTTGCTTGATAATAGTCGACGTCAGCTGAAAATGTAGATTTTGCATGAACGGATGCGTTATATACCAGCTGAGCTGATAATTTCATCTCTGACCATTCCGGGAAAAAATCCAAAATAGCCACTTCCTCCAGCAAAGATTTTCCTCCTTTTTTCCCGACCGAATCACTCGCCACAGTAACTGACTCTGGCCCAGCCGGCACGCCAAGGGCCGCCGCACAGGATAAGGCCGGTATACCAGACAGCCCGTAATCGGTAAAGAGAATTTCACCTTGGTCACTGAATAAATCAATACCGTCTGCCCCGGCGATATCGGTGCGATTAAGACGTCTGACGGTCAATTTTCCATGGCAGCGAAGTCCCGCCACACGTTTGAGTGGGTGCTTTAATTGCAAAGGCACCAATGCCGGTCGAGGCTGATCTAGCACCAACCCCAAACTTTCAGCCAACGCCAGTCCAGAACCGGCAAAATGTTTGCCTGAAGGTTGAACTTCACCCCCAGCAGCCAAAACCAGTTTATCGGTGATAACACATCGATCGGAGCTGAGTAACAATTTAAATTTATTGCCATCATAAGAAACAGACTTAACCGCGGTGTCACAATATACTTCACAAGTATTTTGCCAGGTGTTATCTCGCTGACTTGACCAAAAACAATTGAGCATTACATCACGCACCGAAGCCGCCCGTTTAGTATAAGGGTACAACCTTCCTTCTTCAGCAGTTAAAGCCAGCCCCATATTCAAAAACCAGTTAACAGTGTCACGCGGTGACCAGAAATTAAGAGCTTGCACCGGCAAATCTTTGGTTAAATCATCCGGCTTGCAACCGTCCACCTTGCAACCGTCCACCACAGTAAAAGTCGGATAATCAGCAGCAGTTACATGCAAATTTCCCAAATTACAACGGCCATTACCCGTTGCTGCGAGCTTGCGCAGCAAATCAGATTGAGCTTCAATCAGCAAAATTCGCAACGGACGCAAATTATTACTAGAATAAACAGAACGAGGAAAATGAGCCGGCCAAAGATCAGGCCGAATAATGCTAAGGGCCGTTGTAAAACCGGCAGCCCCACCACCAACAATAATCACATCAAATTTCAATTTCATATCTTTCATATTGAACTAATTGATAATTTTACGTACGCCGTCCGAACAAACACATAAAATATTGCCATGACTGTCCACCGCAAAATGCTGCACCTTACCTTGCATCGCAAAGACCGCCGGCGTATTTGGCGACCCAGCTGAAAAACGATACATATCATCCCCAACCAGCACTGCAACGTAATTTCCGTTAGACTGAACTTCACGTGGGATATCCGGCAGCTGATAACCATTTTCCGTCTTACCTGGAAACTTCGCCAAATTCTTTACCACATTAAAATAATAAGGCCCGGCGGCATTGCTTGACCCGATAAAGAAAAAAGCATCCTTCATTTTTCCGCCATGGGTAAAGCCGTTCAATTTACCTGGTTGTGACAATTCGCTCGAACGCAATAAGACCATCGCTTCCGCTCCAGCAAAGACAGTGTTGCCATCATCAAATGAATAAATTAAAGGTAGCGGCGACTTCACGCTCGGTTTATACTGAGCAATAATTTTAGCCAAATTTTGGTTTTCCAAGCTGTAAGCGTTAATGATAGGCTCTTGGACAGCACCGGCTACATTTATCATACTCACATAAAGACTTTTACAGTCGTAGGAAAAGGCGGTGGACAGCACAAAACCTGAATCCTTGTTATCTTGAACTGTAAGTGTGAACAACAACTCACCTTTAGGGTCAAGCACCGAAACCAACCCTTTCGTCCCTTCTGCTTCCATTACTAAAGCAGCATGCCCGTCAGGGGCAAAATTGTACGAAATAATAGGATGATCTGTTTTCCCACTATACACCAGTTCCGCATCCTTAAACAAATAATAATGGAAACCGTTTTGTTCGACCAACAAAAACATATTGTCTCGGATCAATAATTTAGGGTCAGTTATATTACCGTCAAGCGACAGTTCAACCTCACCTTGCAAGTTGGTCAACTGAATCTGACCATCACTCACTTTCATCACCTGATTACCAGGCAAAGCATAGGTATTCTTGGCATTCACCGCATCTAGCGGGAAAGCTTCAATGCCGGAGATCTGCTCTTTGTCGATACGCGGCCTTCCTTTATTTGCAAAAAAAGGGAATTGAAGTAAAATAACCGCCACCATCAAAAATAGAATTATCACTAACATGACCAAGGTTAGAAAGCCTGAACGAGAGTGCCGTCTACGCTTGATTGTAGATTTTTTTACGGTTAAAGCCATAACTGTTCCTTTATAATCGTCGTAACATCTGCCAACTCGAATTGATTATAACTAATCAAGTTGTAATTTGGCAGGCCAAGGTGGCAATTTAGTAACCACGCCCGTATCTTTACCGTCTATCCATAACAATGCTGCTTCTGAATTAATCTTATGCCATTCTAAGATTTTACTTTTGCCACGATCAGTTTGTATATAGCAAGAATAAGAGCTGATTGTATCTTGCGGACGGTCGGCAGTGGATATAATGGTAGTCTGAGCCAAATTATTATACCAAACTTTGAGGGCTGATTGCATATTTTCATCCGGTGGAGACTCTCCTCGTCGCCAGCTATTGCCTTTCTTGTGAAAAACAACACTTTTACCGCCATAATCAACTTGAATTGTGCCGACTTCGTCAAAATCCGGCAGATCAAATAAAGATGTCAGAAAGAAATTAACCGGTTTGTTGATTAAAACATTAAGACTTTCTGGTAAAACACACATGAATTCTTTATCGTCGATTCGCCCGTAATAGTTTCCCAACTTATCCGTATAGATCTCCAATTTATTTTTTTTGCTTCCCTGCCCTATGACAAAGGTGTACTGTGGTTCAGTAGAATTAAGATTTAAATATTTCATATCTCCGGCATCAATATAAGCTAAGGCGTTTAAATGCAAAAGATTGGTCAAAAGAGCCTGAAATTCTGCCGGATGCGCAGGCCTGACATAGGGGCGATTAAGCTCCCAGTTTGCACCGTTCTTTACAAAATAAAGTTTCAACGGTCTTTGGCTATTGAAGTAATAAAAATCGGTCACTCCAGCTTGTTCGATATTGAAAATATTATCGACAAAAAAATTCCGGTTATTTTGCTGCAACAAAGTCAATTGATCGCGCAGCACCCCTAGACTACGGATATTGTAATCAATAATACCATAACTTGCCGTGGTTCCCGGAAGCCGACCGCCCACGCTTAATGAATGCACATCACCGTTATGTAGAGTAAACCTCAATTCATAGCGAGGATAGTCCAACCCAAGTTCTTTTAAAGTATAATTGTTAGCACTCTGTTTAGCTGAAAAGCTAATATTAAGCAATTCTTCAATATATCTATTTAATTTTTTTTGGTCGACTTGAAGGAGGCGATCGCCGTTAAGATCCCAAGTGGATAAGTCGAGTGTATTGGGGGTTATATCTAAACTCATTTTGCCGCCACTATAGAGTACAATTCTACTTATATCAGCCTTGGTGAAAGTGAAGATACGTGCAGCCCCTCCTCGCTCGTTATTGCTACTTTTGTTGGAATTGAGCCGATCTCCGCCAGAATTAAAAACAGCCGTTTCCGCAGAAAAGATATTGTTATACGCAACAATTCCGCCTGTCATCGCTATACCCGACACAGCCATAAAAATAAAAAGCAAAATCCATCTATGTGATCGTGACATATCGCCTCGTTACCATTAATTCAAAGCTGTCGATTAATTATCATCCACACTATCCGCCCGCAATATTTCGTTGAATCCTGCTTGAAAGCCTTTCGATACGGCTAGTATAGTCATGCTGCTACCAATTACCAATTATGCGCCAAGGAAATGAATGCTTTAAAATTAGCATCGGATTCATTGCTTTGGCTGTCAGTTTTGCCACAGACAAAAAATGACTTGCCGTCATTCGTCGGCGAATCGCGCCCGACACGCTTATGGTCAACAGCATCTCTGTTAATTGTATCATAACTATAGAAGTTAAGTCTAAACCGTTCTCCCAAAGTTATTTCTCGTCGAAAACAAATTGAACCTTGTTTTATCGAACCGGTCTCTCCCGCAGCTGAAACCAAAGCATCTGAAATAAATCGCCAGTAATTGGCATTATTTACATGGCCATTTCGGTCCAAATCACTGAATTCAGCTTGCTTTAAAGCCGTAATTACAGGCGTACTTTCTGGTATTGGCCAATGTTTGCAGTCAGGCAAATCAACCGGTACAATCGGTTTATATACAGTTGTATTAGCCACGGCCATAGCGGAATTTTCATGATGATTTATGCTTTGAAAAATTTTGTCAACAGATCGATATATTTTTCTATCACCTGCATCAACTATATACCACTTGCCCAGACCAGTTGCGAGAAGCGTTTGCGAATCGGCATCGTAAGCGGTGTAGCTACGAAATATATATGGGCCTACTGACTTTATGACTGCTGTACAGTTAATAACATTCATTCCTTTAGTAATCGGCCTATAATATTCGAATTGGCAATTATCTAACATCCAAATTAAATTTGCGGCTTTCTCGCCTAGAACTGTTTGGAAAGATGGCGTAGCATTTAAAGCCGCCTCCTGCCAATGCCGAAATAAAATATGTACCGGTACTTTGCCCTCAAAATCGACCTCGTAATCTCTAATTTTAAATTTATAAGCCAAGCTTTCCATACCTGCCTCCAAGAAAATCGTTACCAAGTAAGCGGTAAAAAAATCCGGTCTCTACAGAGAAGAGACCGGATTTCAAATTCGCGCGGTGACCGGTCATCCGGCACCTGCTGTGTTTGCCGTAGCTCAGTCGATGAACTACACATTAGAGTCATCAACTGTTAACCGTCTCACTATGGTAGACGTAAAACAACTTTAAACCAGTTTGCGGTCAACCATACGAGACAGTCTTATCTGGGTTCGTTAATACATGCCGCCCATTCCGCCCATACCACCGGCCGCCGGCATCGGAGGTTCCTTGCTCGGCAATTCAGCGACAACGGCTTCAGTTGTCAATAAGGTTGCGGCAATTGAAGCTGCGTTCTGCAAGGCGGAACGTGTAACCTTTGCCGGATCAACAATACCGTGTTCAATCATGTTTACATAAGATTCGCTCATTACATCATACCCAACACCTACCGGTTGATGTTTAACACCTTCACAAATTACGCTGCCATCCAAGCCTGCGTTGATCGCTATCTGGCGTACAGGTTCTTCCAAAGCACGGATGATAATGTTGATACCTGTCTTTTGATCTCCTGTAGCGTCTTTGAGCAATTCACATACCTTCGGCAAAATGTTCAAATAAGCCGTTCCGCCGCCTGCAACCATGCCTTCTTCAACACCGGCGCGAGTAGCAGCCAGAGCATCTTCAATGCGCAATTTTTTCTCTTTGATTTCGGTTTCTGTTGCCGCACCTACTTTGATAACCGCAACTCCGCCAGCTAATTTGGCCAAGCGTTCCTGCAATTTTTCACGGTCAAAATCAGAAGTGGTGTCTTCAATTTGAGCCTTTA
This is a stretch of genomic DNA from Mageeibacillus indolicus UPII9-5. It encodes these proteins:
- a CDS encoding DUF4340 domain-containing protein, which gives rise to MSRSHRWILLFIFMAVSGIAMTGGIVAYNNIFSAETAVFNSGGDRLNSNKSSNNERGGAARIFTFTKADISRIVLYSGGKMSLDITPNTLDLSTWDLNGDRLLQVDQKKLNRYIEELLNISFSAKQSANNYTLKELGLDYPRYELRFTLHNGDVHSLSVGGRLPGTTASYGIIDYNIRSLGVLRDQLTLLQQNNRNFFVDNIFNIEQAGVTDFYYFNSQRPLKLYFVKNGANWELNRPYVRPAHPAEFQALLTNLLHLNALAYIDAGDMKYLNLNSTEPQYTFVIGQGSKKNKLEIYTDKLGNYYGRIDDKEFMCVLPESLNVLINKPVNFFLTSLFDLPDFDEVGTIQVDYGGKSVVFHKKGNSWRRGESPPDENMQSALKVWYNNLAQTTIISTADRPQDTISSYSCYIQTDRGKSKILEWHKINSEAALLWIDGKDTGVVTKLPPWPAKLQLD
- a CDS encoding NAD(P)/FAD-dependent oxidoreductase, translating into MFIVEGKLPPDYTSDDVENMIRDEAPRAVRRMLSAGFSWRYKRLSLDARTGRPLHYALQVEVYLKNEQLPPKNVIEWPTKFPAVGKLVGNSESGAKQSNTSMEHPIVVGLGPAGIFAALYLARAGFKPIVIEQGKPAYDRLDDVHEFWQTGHLNPFSNVQFGEGGAGTFSDGKLHTGIKSPWIKTVLQTFVAAGADDEILYSSHPHIGTDRLPEVITNVRKMIETMGGEVRFNAVFERLIVEDNRVCGIIYHDAITGRQTHLAGSEVVLAIGHSSRETYFNLAEQNVPMQAKPMAIGVRIEHPQELIDFSQYKSNYEKYKDVLPPSPYKLTCRVPNGRAVYSFCMCPGGEVIAAASQSGEVVTNGMSNSRRDGYYANSALLVNVTPTDYQSFVEEHGENISDAVLKKWAERVKCYPELAGIFMQEYLEHACFERGGRTYAAPVMLLKDFMPKNLKLSLSKKTFEDQGETYRPGVKYVDFISILPKYIITTLQYGITSFAQKILNFDYPLARLYAVESRSSSPVRLNRDENRESSLAGLYPVGEGAGYAGGITSAAVDGLRSAEEIVRRKNEGKRG
- a CDS encoding NAD(P)/FAD-dependent oxidoreductase, whose product is MKDMKLKFDVIIVGGGAAGFTTALSIIRPDLWPAHFPRSVYSSNNLRPLRILLIEAQSDLLRKLAATGNGRCNLGNLHVTAADYPTFTVVDGCKVDGCKPDDLTKDLPVQALNFWSPRDTVNWFLNMGLALTAEEGRLYPYTKRAASVRDVMLNCFWSSQRDNTWQNTCEVYCDTAVKSVSYDGNKFKLLLSSDRCVITDKLVLAAGGEVQPSGKHFAGSGLALAESLGLVLDQPRPALVPLQLKHPLKRVAGLRCHGKLTVRRLNRTDIAGADGIDLFSDQGEILFTDYGLSGIPALSCAAALGVPAGPESVTVASDSVGKKGGKSLLEEVAILDFFPEWSEMKLSAQLVYNASVHAKSTFSADVDYYQANCQTDYRSKESSASRADIKQRLSELSHYDQIYFTENEYQAACSGLLDLNLSKEIWYRLNNFAKPKSSDKHLTGQNYQYKHRGDFCGVAVENYKPSTLGREYRQSIGGEPVISVAELSSTLKHFVMMLAGTKDYSNAQTNAGGLKLKQFKTNFEARNIPGLYAVGEILSVTGVCGGYNLHWAWASGSRAGLDLLRRLSEGNARSIT
- a CDS encoding diacylglycerol/lipid kinase family protein, coding for MGKLFSKTDRRKRALLIINYKSGKGGNTFALGAVIKSLAELPYIVTLMPPQSAADLRTALPLMLPDFDLIIALGGDGTVNIVINALMSLPPEFRVPLAIIPAGTTCDYARTLKISLNPTKAVQQLATAKPLAIDIGQLGERYFTYVASFGAFSDISYTTPTELKKKLGHLAYIIEGIKGLSNLTSYDFSVTVDGVEINGRFLFMALSNSRSIGGLLKLSDRQVNIADGEFELLLIRDPSWQFMRTATMAKILVNIPNGNDDAIFLHGSSFHFRSEQKIPWTIDGEYGGQFTDVAVKIHHQAVKIMIPTSFGRSSTNIEA
- a CDS encoding DUF5711 family protein; translation: MALTVKKSTIKRRRHSRSGFLTLVMLVIILFLMVAVILLQFPFFANKGRPRIDKEQISGIEAFPLDAVNAKNTYALPGNQVMKVSDGQIQLTNLQGEVELSLDGNITDPKLLIRDNMFLLVEQNGFHYYLFKDAELVYSGKTDHPIISYNFAPDGHAALVMEAEGTKGLVSVLDPKGELLFTLTVQDNKDSGFVLSTAFSYDCKSLYVSMINVAGAVQEPIINAYSLENQNLAKIIAQYKPSVKSPLPLIYSFDDGNTVFAGAEAMVLLRSSELSQPGKLNGFTHGGKMKDAFFFIGSSNAAGPYYFNVVKNLAKFPGKTENGYQLPDIPREVQSNGNYVAVLVGDDMYRFSAGSPNTPAVFAMQGKVQHFAVDSHGNILCVCSDGVRKIIN
- a CDS encoding polysaccharide biosynthesis protein, producing MNLLNKFKIKNDAKAKTLYDKNYEQHDKSLLYRSVRMVLPLLLDALLLNLAFAAVIIFFKLSFGEEFGAFYSLKYYFSTYIQFTCTAIVINILLGSYRNGWEVVNLHCFCRLFFNVLISFGGYYYCRNMILAMPLSKAFAVGQAVLTLILWLLFRHLVYRIRNWLPRFTDSRLLLAKRTLIVGAGVAGESIAKILFNDPTNRGNPIIFVDDDNGKIGRRVAGIKVAGGREDIPRLAKIYGIERIIIAIPFICESALREILAYCRQSDCEIIKSNFGDLAEIRRQAMTSLHDDDTADMKGGLDSHTGTGEQLNYDSFAELLADAEKRPELIAANQVQDLGSYRCLGDILSTKPIKKSIKQNSFDSAMKGGILTETIMRKPIPYNQNSLYNQYVGKTVCIAGCGTIGQALLNELVNLEPACIILMDNSMMTLANLRPLLSSCSPKIKTVLVLGDVSSPEHLQQELSDYTIDYYFNCVDYGSFQPPLMMISSYERNYIGAAAALAAYAARHQHTTRGFVQVGTELLPVLNATVERLLKDILAANDIPYTTVAVGRVLRRNGNSMMRVNLTRSQQDLQYWQGKQEQGTKSGNTAGEIATLLLLSMNYVKLNHSLEINWPPETGSETGSETGLNKSNRAGSASLTELDESPSEEINISLQPGLRPRANFHKIYDNIFM